A window from Acropora palmata chromosome 14, jaAcrPala1.3, whole genome shotgun sequence encodes these proteins:
- the LOC141866572 gene encoding sulfite oxidase-like, protein MALSITRLTGCNCTAQLFLLRGMRGSWQLNLTQPFKRNVTRASEPMSKSSHYAVIGALVGTLTGIGLVINKQKLLSRTKDANITKNKGQENESPVFTSEEVSEHNSLDKGIWVTYKGQVYDITEFVASHPGGPSKILLAAGGSLEPFWALYAVHSNQHVLDILEEYHIGSLVKDESSRHVGDIKDPYANDPGRHPALKINSKKPFNAEPPPQLLTDSLITPNDIFFVRNHLPVPDIDEKTYELEITGEGMKPMKLSLEDLKTKFPKHTITATMQCAGNRRSEMNKIKLVKGLNWGAAAISTAEWSGALLKDVLRYAGLDDSSVEHIQFEGADHDITGSTYGASLPVDTALSPKRDVIVAYEMNGVPIPRDHGFPVRLVAPGVVGARNVKWLNKIVASKEESWSHWQRNDYKGFSPSVDWDTVDFKSAPAIQDLPVTSAICEPAEGAVISGEDEEITLKGYAWSGGGKGIVRVDVSLDGGKTWHVADLKGENKLNRAWAWKLWHATLPLPKGADSLQICVKAVDSSYNTQPDSVAPIWNLRGVLSNAWHRVNVKVKRE, encoded by the exons GGGTTCATGGCAACTCAATTTAACCCAgccttttaaaagaaatgtcaCAAGGGCCTCAGAGCCAATGTCAAAGTCATCTCACTATGCTGTGATTGGTGCTTTAGTTGGCACTCTCACTGGAATAGGTCTTGTCATCAACAAACAAAAG cTCTTGTCAAGGACCAAAGATGCAAACATTACAAAGAATAAAGGTCAAGAAAACGAGAGTCCTGTTTTTACATCTGAAGAAGTTTCTGAACACAACTCACTTGATAAGGGAATCTGGGTTACCTACAAAGGACAAGTGTATGACATTACAGAGTTTGTAGCAAGTCATCCTGGTGGACCAAGTAAGATTTTATTAGCAGCAGGTGGTTCATTGGAGCCCTTCTGGGCTCTGTATGCGGTGCACAGCAATCAGCATGTGTTAGACATTCTGGAGGAATATCACATCGGCTCCTTGGTGAAAGATGAAAGCTCACGTCATGTTGGTGACATCAAG gatCCTTATGCAAATGATCCAGGTCGGCATCCAGCACTAAAGATCAACTCAAAGAAACCATTTAATGCTGAGCCCCCCCCACAGCTCTTGACAGACAGTCTCATTACTCCAAATGATATCTTTTTTGTGCGAAATCATCTTCCTGTCCCTGACATTGATGAAAAAACTTATGAATTGGAGATCACAGGTGAAGGAATGAAACCTATGAAACTTTCTCTTGAG GATCTCAAGACCAAGTTTCCTAAGCATACAATTACTGCTACCATGCAATGTGCCGGCAACAGAAGGagtgaaatgaataaaatcaAGCTTGTCAAAGGACTGAACTGGGGAGCCGCTGCCATCAGCACTGCCGAGTGGTCAGGAGCTCTATTGAAAGATGTCCTCAG ATATGCAGGTCTTGATGACTCAAGTGTGGAACATATTCAGTTTGAGGGCGCTGACCACGACATCACAGGCTCAACATACGGTGCGTCTCTCCCGGTTGACACCGCGCTTTCTCCAAAGAGAGACGTTATCGTCGCTTACGAAATGAACGGCGTCCCGATCCCGCGGGATCACGGGTTTCCTGTTCGGCTGGTGGCCCCAGGGGTGGTAGGTGCGCGCAATGTCAAGTGGCTGAATAAGATTGTGGCCAGCAAGGAGGAGAGCTGGAGTCACTGGCAACGGAATGACTACAAGGGTTTTTCTCCTTCTGTTGACTGGGATACcgttgatttcaaatcagcacCTGCAATTCAAGATCTTCCCGTGACGTCGGCGATTTGTGAGCCGGCCGAAGGTGCTGTCATCTCCGGAGAGGATGAAGAAATTACGCTCAAAGGCTACGCGTGGAGCGGGGGAGGGAAAGGCATAGTCCGCGTCGACGTGTCACTTGATGGCGGGAAAACTTGGCACGTAGCTGATCTTAAAGGTGAGAATAAGCTCAACCGCGCGTGGGCCTGGAAACTATGGCACGCAACCCTGCCCCTGCCTAAAGGAGCGGACTCCCTGCAGATTTGTGTCAAGGCGGTGGATTCGTCTTACAACACACAGCCAGACAGCGTGGCTCCAATTTGGAACTTACGTGGAGTTCTTTCAAATGCTTGGCATCGAGTCAACGTGAAAGTGAAACGCGAGTAG